In Octopus bimaculoides isolate UCB-OBI-ISO-001 chromosome 5, ASM119413v2, whole genome shotgun sequence, a genomic segment contains:
- the LOC106874494 gene encoding uncharacterized protein LOC106874494 isoform X3: MRHQYSIQNSTPDDKSASSNVQNVKEDNHTYEEIDETMISSSFYHSTILDKSTTTTNTRNISKETYEDQEEKSSPQYNKLFLMNDNELYQMDNENRNNVYHVVVK; encoded by the exons ATGCGGCATCAATATTCCAT ACAAAACTCAACTCCAGATGATAAATCCGCCAGTTCTAATGTTCAAAATGTAAAGGAGGACAATCATACGTATGAAGAAATCGATGAAACTATG atatctTCTTCCTTCTACCATAGTACGATATTGGATAAAAGtactacaacaacaaacacaagaaacATTAGTAAGGAAACATATGAAGACCAAGAGGAAAAATCTTCTCCTCAGTATAATAAACTGTTTTTAATGAACGATAACGAACTATACCAAATGGacaatgaaaacagaaataacgTTTATCATGTCGTTGTGAAATAA